TTCTACCGGCAACTGATCTGTGGATTCCTGGTGGAGCAATATCAGCCAAGACATGCAAGCTATCCACATCCGTTGGTTTTAAGCAGCCAGTGATGCATCTGCAGTTGTCATTAAGGGCAGCATCAACTTTCTTCGCATGAGATGATCTCTCCCAAACAGGACAAGCATACTCTGCAGCAGAGTAGCACAGCGCAAGAGCAGTTGACCAcagtgtggatgcattggtacccAACAACGAGTTTGCCAGCTTGTGTAGGAGGCTTTTCCTCATCCTCACTTTGCCCTTCACCTTTTTAATGTGTTGCTTGAAGGAAAGGGTTCGGTCCAGAAGTGCAATGGTGAGATTTAAAGGGAAATTAAAGAGGTAACAATGTCACATAAAAATATAGTGGCAGGCAATCCAAAAGTTAtccattgcattaaaaaaaaaaaaaatgtgtaggaagttaGAAGAGGATAGATTAGCTCCTGTTGAAGATCAAAATGGCAGTTTGTGAATCATACACAGGAGTACATTTCAAGATTTTTTTGGCATCTATCTTTATGACTTGGTAATAATGAGGAAGAATGTGAAGAATTAAAAATGATAAACAGTGAGAAAAGCCGAACTAAGTGTTAAAGTATTACTAAATGGATAATAGGGCTAGAATAAACTCTATCCCTGATCTTGAAAGAAGCAGGGTGAGAAATAAGAAAGGCTCCTCTGATTATTTTCCAGACTTCTTTGGCTTCACATGTGGTGTTTATGGTGAACTGCAAAATTAATCACAGGTTGACCGTTGGTCGTGCTCTTATCCTCTTGATTGCCTTGAGCTATGACACCTGGGTCTACATTATCCCTGTGCTTCAACATTTTAATCATCCTTTGCATGAAGATTTATTCATTTCTAATCTCCCTTCCAATTTATTTTGcaataatttaaaaattatatCCTCTCATCATTATTTTGCGAACTAGTGAAACCAATGCCTTATTATTTATTCATGGTTCTTGATCACACTGAAGACATTATTCTGATTACTCTAAATTCCAAGGGTCTTTAAAACATAAACCCAGATAATGTTACAAAGCAACAACTTGCATGAAATCTAGGCATTCTATATGGTTGATCCATAACATCATCCCAACAGCAATGATCATTGTACAGAAAACAATCTTTCTATTCAGTCAATactaatatttttttaatctctcaGTATTTTGCTGGTTTATTGAAGTTCAAAGTTCAAGTCCTAAATTTCTTTTATTCTCAATTAACAATAACTTCACTCACACATGACAAAAATGCCCTTGACATATGTGCTATACTGTATTAGCCTGCATATGTCTGAGACATGAGTTAAATTTATATTATGAAATTATGGACCTTATGTAATTATGGACCTTAAGCTTGTGCTGTTTCAGTACAGTTGCTAAACCACCTGGGCTCACAGTATTAGTCTGCCTATAATTTGGCATAATCTCAGTCAAATGATTAGCATGAAAACTGAAGTGTATTCTGTTTTAGGAAAACATACTCTTTAATGGTGGAATCAAAATATTGTGGACATAGACAAGAGTGGATTTTACACTGTCATATCCCATGGCATCGATAAAATTGTTCGATGTTGACACATAATTTTGAAATTATGAAAGAGCTTGTAAGAATTTTAGTATATTTAGTAGACTTTCTAGTGATGTAGTTGAAGTAACACAGGGCCTTTTACATGTGCATTAAACAACTGTAGACTTAAGCACTGTTTAATTTTGAGCACTGTTTGAAGatagaaatatattttattttctcacctccctctctcaaTTTGCTGATTGCAATGTCTGATAATGATAGGATTGCTAAATGTATATTTCCTAATGAAAGAGTGATGATTATGTCAGTATGAAAATGGGGATGAAAAATTTATAAATGATGTTTTCCTCTCCCTAACAGAGAACATATAATGTATTGCAATGGATGCAAGAAGAACAAAAAACTTTCGGAAGTACAGCCTGCAACAAGCTGTTAAAAATGCAGAGACCTTCATTGATATTGACTTTGAGAGAAAGTCAGTCAATAAATATTCATTTACTGGTGGAGGAAGCTGCATTGATGAAAAAGTGAAGAAATTGTTTTTGAGAGCAGGGCAAGCTCGGAGCGTTACAAGTGCTTCTGCACAAGGAGCCAAGGGGGATGATCAGTTTGGACTTTGGAATATGCAGAGGTCTGTACGAAAAAGCAAGACCCATGACTGTTTTGTATCCATGGCGCAAGATGGTGATCATACTGAAGTGGTTAAACCCCACGAAAGTAAGGTGATAACGTCAGATGAAAAACATAAAGATAGGATTATTAATGCTGCAAATATCTCAGAAATTGCTGTGCCCTCTGGGCCTTTTGTTATGAATAGATTGTGTGAAAGCAAGGCAAAAGCCCAATCTAAACATTCAGTAATTGACCTTCCAAGTCCTTCCTCACAATCACTTCCATCAATCACAAAATGCATAACAAATAGACGAATTTCACTGAGAAAACCCAAAAGAGGATTCCGAGGCCTATTTACAATAAGAAGAAACAGGCAGGAAAAAGCACCTTTGAGAACAAAGGACAACAAAGCAGATTCCAAAATTTTCAGTAGTAAAGTGACATTAAGACCCAACAAAAGTATATCCAGAAGTTCAAAGATTTTAACTCATGCTGGTGATTCTTTAGCACAATACTTCACTGACAGCGACCCTCCCTCAGACTCATCTTTTGAATGTAGCAGCACACTCTGTGAGGATGTTGCTTCACTGAAGAGCTTTGATTCCCTCACAGGTTGTGGGGAAATCTTTGCTGATGAGGAAACCACTGACCAGCTAGAGGcagggcacaactttaaaaattcAGCTGAAAAATGTGAAGACAAACAAACTCCTTCAGGTGAATCTTTCCAAGGTGGAGGAGAACAACTTGCATCACCGGGACAAACGGATGGCTTGGAGCTGAATGGATTTTGGAAAAATATGAGCAACTCTGATGAAGCACATGAAACAGTTCAGGAACCCACCATAAATGAAGAACCCAAACACTCCTTGGGACTCAATGCTGAGGTTGAACAGTTAGCTCTTGCACCTTTAGTATTTCAAAATGTCACAGAGAAAGAAGATGTTGAGGAAGCTGAAAAAAATTTAGTTGCCTATGTGGAACTAGGAACACCACAGAGTGACCATCAGGAATCAACATCAACCAGTGACGAAGGATACTatgattcattttctccagggcAAGAAGAGGATGAAAGCAAACGTCCACAAAGTCCGTGTGTAAATAGACAGTTTCCCAGAGACAGCTACAGTGGTGATGCCCTCTATGAACTTTTCTGCGATCCAGAGGAGCCCAGGATGAGTCCTATCTTAGATGAAGAAGGCTCCTCATTGCAAAACATTGTGGCTCAACCCCAAACTCCTTTGTCTATGTATAGTTTTTATGTAGGAGCTGAAGAAAACATGGCTCCATCTCCTACTGTGGATATAAACTGTCACGAGTTCTTCCAAGGCAGTTGGAAAGGTAAAGAATGCTTATTAAAGCTTTGCGATACTGAACTTTCTTTGGCAATGGGACTAGTAAACTGGCTTAGGCAAAAGACAGAAGTAAATGAGTTTGGTTTGAACATTCAAAATAACACTGAGAATCATGACCAAACAAGAACAGACATAATCAATTTAACAAATAGATCTGCTGCCCATTCTGTTTCCCACATGGATGGAGTTCCAAAGGAGAGTGAGGTTAGCAATTTAGCCAAAGCCACATCAGTAATACAGAATGGAAAATTTGAAAATAGAATGAATCTTTATGATCAAAATGCAACATCCTCACTTGTTATATCAACGAACAATGTCCAATCATCTATGAATTTAATGTCCAGGGACAATGATTCTGAGCCCTTAGAGAATAATCATTGCTCTGCAAACAAAGTTATCCCTGTATTAACGAGAAATGTGGTATTGAAATCTCCCTCTCAAGGAGAGTTAAACGAGACATTGGAAACAGCACGAGAAAACACAGCACCATTGGAGCCTATGATCATTGTGAAAATCAGTAAAACTATTCTTTGCCCAAAGTGTAGACAATCAGTAGAATCCAATCTTCCTGAAGTGATGCTGTGTTCTTCTTGCTTTTCAGTTGTTGGAAAACACAGCATATCTGATGTATTGAGCACTTATGATAAAAAAGATTGTCACTCAGGACCAACGAAGGATGA
The genomic region above belongs to Rhinoraja longicauda isolate Sanriku21f chromosome 13, sRhiLon1.1, whole genome shotgun sequence and contains:
- the amer3 gene encoding uncharacterized protein amer3, yielding MDARRTKNFRKYSLQQAVKNAETFIDIDFERKSVNKYSFTGGGSCIDEKVKKLFLRAGQARSVTSASAQGAKGDDQFGLWNMQRSVRKSKTHDCFVSMAQDGDHTEVVKPHESKVITSDEKHKDRIINAANISEIAVPSGPFVMNRLCESKAKAQSKHSVIDLPSPSSQSLPSITKCITNRRISLRKPKRGFRGLFTIRRNRQEKAPLRTKDNKADSKIFSSKVTLRPNKSISRSSKILTHAGDSLAQYFTDSDPPSDSSFECSSTLCEDVASLKSFDSLTGCGEIFADEETTDQLEAGHNFKNSAEKCEDKQTPSGESFQGGGEQLASPGQTDGLELNGFWKNMSNSDEAHETVQEPTINEEPKHSLGLNAEVEQLALAPLVFQNVTEKEDVEEAEKNLVAYVELGTPQSDHQESTSTSDEGYYDSFSPGQEEDESKRPQSPCVNRQFPRDSYSGDALYELFCDPEEPRMSPILDEEGSSLQNIVAQPQTPLSMYSFYVGAEENMAPSPTVDINCHEFFQGSWKGKECLLKLCDTELSLAMGLVNWLRQKTEVNEFGLNIQNNTENHDQTRTDIINLTNRSAAHSVSHMDGVPKESEVSNLAKATSVIQNGKFENRMNLYDQNATSSLVISTNNVQSSMNLMSRDNDSEPLENNHCSANKVIPVLTRNVVLKSPSQGELNETLETARENTAPLEPMIIVKISKTILCPKCRQSVESNLPEVMLCSSCFSVVGKHSISDVLSTYDKKDCHSGPTKDDQCNSSKPRQQDTDHYVSQLLEDCIRNVASLKINTGETGQFGKEATIEDCLFVLGLQADQQNKERKNIGRSENNLNHNGRAKETNEDRTNCAQDSTKKTKENVSALSPGFNGLESTKKNKIPTGSDTHQSTSLIRDAKEKPVSRKSLQCSNSTVLNCDDAWPLCQDAANQSDELQYEIIFGGNTKATCPKRKGCSSNVSESAFTSSRPFCLPLSKSVCSSLQRSTLQVENPKRCKKSFSHHDGLCFTSSPSSSSLQPTSRDKPLALQGICSHISTQEDGSHKEREKSEKTKQ